One genomic segment of Blattabacterium sp. (Blaberus giganteus) includes these proteins:
- a CDS encoding aminodeoxychorismate/anthranilate synthase component II — MNNKILILDNYDSFTYNLVYTVKKLTKNPIQVSRNNEIKLSDIEKYNKIILSPGPGIPDEAHILKPLVKTFASTKSIFGVCLGQQAIGEVFGATLLNTKKVYHGISSLIKIVDPQEILFQQLPKEIKVGRYHSWIISPKNFPEDLQITAIGNKGEIMALRHKFYDVRGVQFHPESILTPYGEKIIDNWLNFNKL; from the coding sequence ATGAACAACAAAATATTGATATTAGATAATTATGATTCTTTTACTTATAATCTTGTTTATACTGTAAAGAAATTAACAAAAAATCCTATACAAGTATCCAGAAATAATGAGATTAAACTTTCGGATATAGAAAAATATAATAAAATTATTCTTTCTCCAGGTCCAGGAATACCTGATGAAGCACATATTTTGAAACCTTTAGTAAAAACTTTTGCTTCTACTAAAAGTATTTTTGGAGTTTGTTTAGGACAACAAGCAATTGGAGAAGTATTTGGAGCCACTCTTTTGAATACAAAAAAAGTTTATCATGGAATTTCCAGTTTAATTAAAATTGTAGATCCACAAGAAATTTTGTTTCAACAATTACCTAAAGAAATTAAAGTTGGACGTTATCATTCTTGGATTATATCTCCAAAAAATTTTCCTGAAGATCTTCAAATTACAGCTATAGGAAATAAAGGAGAAATTATGGCTTTACGTCATAAATTTTATGACGTACGTGGAGTTCAATTTCATCCAGAATCTATTTTAACCCCATATGGAGAAAAAATAATAGATAATTGGTTGAATTTTAATAAACTATGA